One genomic segment of Kordiimonas sp. SCSIO 12603 includes these proteins:
- a CDS encoding TonB-dependent receptor, translating to MKTSSLKTQLLSFASLSALTFAATPALAQETGEEEELEEIVVTGFKGSLASAVAVKRRADTVVEAISAEDIGRLPDVSIAEALARLPGITSQRTSGQSSAINVRGLPQNLVFTTLNGREQVTPNGARAIEFEQFPSELISGVEVYKSPKAELLEGGVAGSVNFNTIRPLSRDETIINVNARASYNDRAGQIFDASEFGYRVSAAYVDQFADGKVGVSLGYARLRQPNVAVRFAQFDFTGGAQDFNGDGTNDSPSFGFETTEDGGNETRDGVIATLELKPTDNFSVEIDGYYSRFETKRFRRGIRVIGPQEVNGGNTQITNPIIADNAIIGGTFSRNVGAPTVDGGGFGLTAQGINDDLGDTDELISIGSKAEWTNDRWTVTGDFTYSRADSQFANEVSATLPLSSLDGGVAGVSNSSPNTPVLNDNLSILLNTNGTSLPTVDFSQDFTNTNEVFLSRFGVFPTDNEDELFAFAGAVEYEADWGIVKSIKVGARYSEREASQFRESVDFGNDAGFFQFASNLFTPISLAGGAASTECFSGSFADNGFPCFLAIEDPRALVEAQVGPVTADQSQGFTQDQSFTVNEDVFSAFAQVNLDGTIGDTPFSGNIGLRVVHTDQSSLSQSAVINGDPASGISFTEFLPSANLVFELTENDYIRIGASRAFSRPPIFELGAGFSVGFDSVTNLLSVSGSGNPALLPTIANQLDFSYEHYFENGGILSAAFFYKDLETFVANDGAQGVDFAGLDFESLLSAEQFDAFTAAGSPTIGNANGVANGDGGNVWGIELGTSIPFDIFSDTLKDFGFTGSYAYTESSVSFTSNLSGASLTADLPGLSNSVLNSTFYYENEAGFGARVSGRYRSSFISPQLGIDTLLPNTTSELVIDFQASYAFPEDSNLSGLTLLFQATNITDEPTTTFFGTESRTGTIQNFGRQFFMGASYSF from the coding sequence ATGAAGACCTCTAGTCTTAAAACGCAACTATTATCGTTTGCGTCTCTATCAGCACTTACATTTGCAGCAACACCTGCACTGGCTCAAGAAACCGGTGAAGAGGAAGAGCTGGAAGAAATCGTTGTAACAGGCTTCAAAGGAAGCTTGGCAAGCGCTGTTGCCGTAAAGCGCCGCGCCGACACAGTGGTAGAAGCCATCTCCGCGGAAGATATTGGCCGCCTGCCAGATGTTTCAATTGCGGAAGCACTTGCACGCCTACCTGGTATCACATCCCAGCGCACAAGCGGTCAATCAAGTGCCATTAACGTACGCGGCTTGCCTCAAAATCTAGTTTTCACCACCCTTAACGGCAGAGAACAGGTAACACCAAACGGCGCACGGGCCATTGAATTTGAACAGTTCCCATCAGAACTGATTTCTGGTGTTGAAGTATATAAATCCCCAAAGGCAGAACTACTTGAAGGTGGTGTGGCTGGCTCTGTGAATTTCAATACAATCAGACCACTTTCCCGTGACGAGACAATTATAAACGTGAATGCGCGGGCAAGCTACAATGATCGCGCAGGTCAAATTTTTGATGCGAGCGAATTTGGTTACCGTGTATCTGCAGCATACGTTGATCAATTTGCCGATGGCAAAGTAGGTGTATCCCTTGGTTATGCACGCCTTAGACAGCCAAATGTTGCCGTAAGATTTGCTCAATTTGATTTCACTGGCGGCGCTCAGGATTTTAACGGTGACGGCACTAACGATTCTCCAAGCTTTGGCTTTGAAACAACAGAAGATGGCGGCAACGAAACACGCGACGGCGTAATTGCCACTCTTGAGCTAAAGCCAACTGATAACTTCTCTGTAGAGATTGACGGTTATTATTCTCGCTTTGAAACCAAACGTTTCCGCCGTGGTATCAGAGTTATTGGCCCACAGGAAGTGAATGGCGGCAATACTCAAATCACGAATCCAATCATTGCTGATAACGCTATTATTGGTGGTACTTTCTCAAGAAACGTAGGCGCACCAACAGTTGATGGCGGCGGATTTGGCCTCACAGCCCAAGGCATCAACGATGATCTTGGCGATACAGATGAGCTGATTTCCATCGGCTCGAAAGCAGAATGGACAAATGACCGCTGGACGGTAACAGGTGACTTTACATACTCACGCGCAGACAGCCAGTTTGCAAACGAAGTAAGCGCCACTTTGCCACTATCAAGCCTTGATGGCGGGGTTGCAGGTGTTTCCAACTCATCACCAAACACACCTGTATTGAATGATAACCTAAGCATTCTTTTGAACACTAACGGCACAAGCCTGCCAACAGTAGACTTTTCACAAGATTTCACGAACACGAATGAAGTATTCCTGTCTCGCTTTGGCGTATTCCCAACAGATAATGAAGACGAACTGTTCGCCTTCGCAGGTGCTGTAGAATATGAAGCCGATTGGGGTATTGTTAAATCGATCAAGGTTGGTGCACGTTATTCTGAACGTGAAGCAAGCCAGTTCCGCGAATCTGTAGATTTCGGTAATGACGCCGGTTTCTTCCAGTTTGCAAGTAATCTGTTCACGCCAATCAGCCTTGCTGGTGGTGCAGCCTCAACAGAATGTTTCTCAGGCAGCTTTGCTGACAACGGCTTCCCTTGCTTCCTGGCAATTGAGGATCCAAGAGCCCTTGTTGAAGCACAAGTAGGACCAGTAACAGCGGACCAAAGCCAAGGCTTTACTCAAGACCAAAGCTTTACCGTGAACGAAGATGTATTCTCTGCCTTTGCGCAAGTGAACCTTGACGGTACAATCGGTGACACACCATTCTCAGGTAATATTGGCCTACGTGTTGTTCACACAGATCAGTCTTCCCTATCGCAGTCAGCGGTCATTAACGGTGACCCAGCTTCTGGCATCTCATTTACCGAGTTCTTGCCTTCTGCAAACTTGGTGTTTGAACTTACGGAAAACGATTACATTCGTATCGGTGCTTCCCGCGCGTTCTCACGCCCACCAATCTTCGAACTTGGTGCAGGGTTTAGCGTTGGATTTGATAGCGTTACAAATCTTCTCTCGGTTAGCGGTTCTGGTAACCCTGCACTGTTGCCAACAATTGCAAATCAACTTGATTTCTCTTACGAACACTATTTCGAAAATGGCGGCATTCTCTCTGCAGCGTTCTTCTACAAGGATCTCGAGACATTTGTTGCAAACGACGGTGCACAAGGCGTTGACTTTGCAGGTCTTGATTTTGAGAGCCTTCTATCAGCAGAGCAATTTGATGCCTTTACGGCAGCTGGTTCACCAACAATTGGTAATGCTAACGGCGTAGCGAACGGTGATGGCGGTAATGTTTGGGGTATCGAGCTTGGTACATCCATTCCGTTTGATATCTTCTCTGACACTCTGAAAGATTTCGGCTTCACAGGCAGCTATGCTTACACTGAAAGTAGCGTATCCTTTACGTCTAACCTAAGCGGGGCATCACTTACTGCTGATCTGCCAGGTCTTTCCAACAGCGTTCTGAACTCAACTTTCTACTATGAAAACGAAGCTGGTTTTGGCGCTCGCGTTTCGGGTAGATACCGCTCAAGCTTTATCTCGCCACAGCTTGGTATTGATACACTTCTACCAAACACAACAAGCGAACTGGTTATTGATTTCCAAGCATCTTATGCTTTCCCGGAAGACAGCAACCTATCGGGTCTAACACTGTTGTTCCAGGCAACTAACATTACAGATGAACCGACAACAACCTTCTTTGGTACTGAAAGCCGCACAGGTACAATTCAGAACTTTGGTCGTCAGTTCTTTATGGGTGCCAGCTATAGCTTCTAA
- a CDS encoding glycoside hydrolase family 97 protein — MNKFMGTLLGTTAFFALSACAESETTAQNSDQNHALTEVTSPDGRTVVKLVAGNGQTTYSVSRDGEEIVAPSPLGFAFKNMAPLGGDMKVVEANIAASDTTWEQPWGERQFVRDNHKELFVKLAEKDGKHRELNIRFRVFDDGVGFRYEFPKQQGIDSAIITNEITGFQFDDASTAWWIPGREWNRYEYLYNESPLKDVKEAHTPITLKTTGGKYVSLHEAALVNYSGMTMLKNPDGSFEANLAPWPNGDKVRTEGEFTTPWRTIQISDTAYDLMKSDIILNLNEPNKLGDVSWVEPSKYVGIWWEMHLAASTWGSDGKHGATTENTKRYIDFAAENGFKGVLVEGWNIGWDGNWYENGDVFSFTQSYPDYNLPELAKYAKERGVQIVGHHETSGGISNYEAQMDDGFDLFEKMNISQVKTGYVADAGKTHHTEADGTKHYEYHDGQYVVDHHVRVLESAAKRKISINSHEPVKDTGLRRTYPNWISREGARGQEYNAWGDPGNPPSHTAILPYTRMLSGPMDFTPGIFDLLFEEAKPNNRVETTLAKQLSLYVVIYSPIQMAADLPENYGKHADAFQFIKDIPTDWAESIPLAGEIGDYAVIARKERGGRDWYLGGLTGDNARDYAQELTFLEEGVSYEAQVYRDADDADWKSNPYAMAIYKETVKKGDTLKLPMAAGGGFAVRFKALD, encoded by the coding sequence ATGAATAAATTTATGGGCACACTTTTGGGCACTACAGCCTTTTTTGCCCTTTCCGCATGCGCTGAAAGCGAAACCACTGCCCAAAATAGTGACCAAAACCATGCCCTCACGGAGGTAACATCCCCTGATGGCCGCACGGTGGTGAAACTGGTGGCAGGTAATGGCCAAACCACATACAGCGTGAGCCGCGACGGTGAAGAAATTGTTGCCCCATCCCCACTTGGTTTTGCCTTCAAAAACATGGCGCCACTAGGTGGCGATATGAAAGTAGTGGAAGCCAATATTGCAGCCAGCGATACCACATGGGAACAGCCTTGGGGCGAACGCCAATTTGTGCGTGATAACCACAAAGAACTATTCGTGAAGCTTGCGGAAAAAGATGGCAAGCACCGCGAACTGAACATCCGTTTCCGCGTTTTTGATGATGGTGTTGGTTTCCGCTATGAATTCCCAAAACAGCAGGGAATTGACAGCGCTATCATCACAAATGAAATCACGGGTTTCCAGTTTGATGATGCTTCAACCGCATGGTGGATTCCGGGCCGGGAGTGGAACCGGTATGAATATCTTTATAACGAGAGCCCCCTTAAGGATGTGAAAGAGGCCCACACGCCAATCACCCTTAAAACCACTGGGGGCAAATATGTAAGCCTTCATGAAGCAGCGCTGGTGAATTATTCCGGCATGACCATGCTGAAGAACCCTGATGGCAGCTTTGAAGCCAATCTGGCCCCTTGGCCAAACGGTGATAAAGTGCGCACAGAAGGCGAGTTCACCACTCCGTGGCGCACAATCCAGATTTCAGATACCGCATACGACCTGATGAAATCGGATATTATTCTAAACCTGAATGAACCAAATAAACTGGGCGATGTAAGCTGGGTTGAGCCAAGCAAATATGTGGGCATCTGGTGGGAAATGCATCTGGCAGCCTCCACATGGGGATCAGACGGCAAGCATGGCGCTACCACAGAAAACACCAAACGCTATATCGATTTCGCGGCAGAAAACGGCTTCAAAGGCGTGCTTGTTGAAGGCTGGAACATCGGCTGGGATGGTAACTGGTATGAAAACGGAGATGTCTTCTCTTTCACCCAGTCCTACCCGGATTATAACCTTCCAGAACTGGCGAAATACGCAAAAGAGCGCGGTGTGCAGATTGTGGGCCACCATGAAACATCAGGCGGCATTTCAAACTATGAAGCCCAGATGGATGATGGCTTTGATCTGTTTGAAAAAATGAATATTTCACAGGTAAAAACAGGCTATGTGGCTGATGCAGGGAAAACCCACCATACTGAAGCTGATGGCACCAAACACTATGAATATCATGATGGCCAATATGTAGTTGATCACCATGTACGGGTGCTGGAAAGCGCTGCGAAACGCAAAATTTCCATCAACAGCCACGAACCCGTGAAAGATACCGGCCTGCGCCGTACATATCCGAACTGGATTTCCCGCGAAGGCGCGCGCGGCCAAGAATACAACGCCTGGGGTGATCCGGGCAACCCACCCTCCCACACGGCGATCCTTCCCTACACCCGAATGCTTTCGGGGCCGATGGATTTCACCCCGGGCATCTTCGATCTCTTGTTCGAGGAAGCCAAGCCGAACAACCGCGTGGAAACAACATTGGCAAAACAGCTTTCCCTGTATGTTGTGATCTACAGCCCTATTCAAATGGCAGCTGATCTGCCAGAGAACTACGGCAAACACGCAGATGCTTTCCAGTTCATCAAAGATATACCAACAGACTGGGCAGAGAGCATCCCGCTCGCTGGTGAGATCGGCGATTATGCTGTGATCGCGCGTAAGGAGCGCGGCGGCAGGGATTGGTATCTTGGCGGCCTCACTGGCGATAACGCCCGTGATTACGCGCAGGAACTCACCTTCCTTGAAGAGGGTGTATCCTATGAAGCGCAGGTTTACCGCGACGCTGATGATGCCGACTGGAAAAGCAATCCATATGCAATGGCGATTTACAAAGAAACAGTGAAAAAAGGCGATACGCTCAAACTGCCAATGGCAGCAGGCGGCGGTTTCGCTGTGCGCTTCAAGGCGCTCGACTAA